AAACTGATCAAGTAGTCATCAATTCTACTATACCAGGCTCTAGGTGCTTGCTTCAAGCCATACAAGGCTTTCTTTAGCCTATACACCATGTGCTCTTTACTTGCCACTTCAAAACCATGAGGTTGCTCAACATAAATTTCCTCTTTAAGGAAACCATTGAGGAAAGCTGACTTTACATCTAGCTAGTGTATCTTCCACTGCATTTGTGCTGCCAAGGCAACTAGCAGCCTAATGGTGTCTAGCCTGGCTACTGGTGCAAAGCTCTCCAGATAGTCCAACCCATACTTTTGGCTGAACCCTTTCACAACTAGCCTAGCTTTAAGTTTGTTCAAGCTACCATTAGCATTATGCTTAGCTTGATAAACCCATTTCACCCCAATGACCTTCCTGTCGGCTGGTCTTTGAACTAATACCCATGTCTGGTTCTTCTCAATCATACTGATTTCATTAGCCATGGCCTGTTTCCAACCTTGATGAGCTTCTGCTTCCTCAAATCAATTTGGTTCTACCTCAACCACCTGAGCCCCTTCATAAATCTCAGCCAATGGTCTAGTACATCTGACTAGTTCATCATCAATGTCCATTTCAAGACCATTTTGATTAGCCTCAGTTTGATCTGCCATAAGGTCTTCAGAAACTACCTTTGGCTCATCCTTCTCCGAATTCCAACATGATCTTTGATCGAATACCACATCACTGCTCACAAGCACCTTGTTTGTTGAAGGATCCAAGATCCTATAACCCTTTTTGACTGAGTTGTATCCCACTAGAATACTAGGTTGAGCCTTCTTGGCCAATTTGTCCCTCTTCACAGCTGGAACATGTGCATAGCATTTGACCCCAAAGACCTTCAAATGAGCTAGTGATGGCTTGAACCTGAACCAAGCCTCAAATGGATTTATGTGAGCCAATGCCTTGGGTAGGAGCCTGTTTTGAATGTAAACAGCAGTGTTAACTGCCTCAGCCTACAAAGTTTTGGGCAAATTCTTCTCAAACATTAAGCACCTGGCCATATCCATCAAACTTCTATTCTTTCTTTTACTCACATCATTCTGTTGAGGTGTATAAGTGTTAGTGAGCTGGTGTTTGATGCCTACTTCATTTCAAAAGGCTTGAAACTGAGCTGAGGTGTACTCAGTTCCATTATCTGACCTTAGGGTCTTGAGCTTGTAGCCTGTTTTCAGTCTCTACAGCAACCTTGAACTTCCAAAATACTGAAGCCATCTCTGATTTATGCTTTAAGAAGtaaatccagcaaaatcttaagTGATTatcaatgaaaagaatgaaataCCTGCTGCCATTCAATGACTGAGTCTTCATGGGGCCACACACATTAGTGTACACAAGCTGCAGCCTTTCTGAGGCTCTCCAGGCCTTATTTGAAGGAAATGGCAACCTAGCTGACATACTTCACAAACCTCCTCTTTTTCAACTAAGTTAGTGAAGTTTTCAACCAAATCCTCCCTAACTATTTGAGCCATCGATCTAAAGTTGACATGGCCAAGTCTTTGATGCCATAGCTTGGATTCATCTGAAGAAACAGTGTAGGCACTATCTAGGCCTTTGTTCTAGTCTACAACAAAGCTCTTGTCTGTCATGGCTACTGTCATGAGCTTAGATCCACATGGATCACTAATTTGGCACTCCTTATCTTTGAACACAACAGTATAGCCCTTCTCAAGCAACTGAGCTATGTTGAGCAGGTTTCGATCAATCTCAAGCACCAATAACACATTTGAGACTAGCTTGTTACCTGTGGGAGTGCTTATCAGGACATCTCCCTTGCCTTCTGCCTTGATGAAGTGACAATTCCTTACCTTCACTTTAGTTTTGAAACTTTTATCTATTGACTTGAAGATGGTAGTATCAGGTGTCATATGATTGGTGCAACCACTGTCTATGAGCCATCTTTTTGTGGCTTTTTCTTTAGAAGTTGAGCATGAGACTACAAAGACTTGCTCCTCATGGTCACTACCCTCTTCTGCTACTCGAGCTTCAACCTTTGGCTATTGTGGCTGACCCTACCTTGGTTTGCCTTTGCTTTTGCAAACCTTTTTAACATGGCCCATCTTTTTGCAGTATTGGCACTGCACATATGGTCTAAACCAGCAATTAGCTTCTGGATGACCAGGCTTTTTGTAATGCCTACATGGTGATCCCTTCTTCTTGGAGCATCTGACTTAGGCTTGTCTCTCCAAGTCTTTTTGTCTTTGTAGGCAGAGCTATTCGAGCCAGTTTTGGTTTTGGCTTGGAAGGCACCTTTTTTATGCTCCTCCAGTCTGCTAGCTCTTCTCTGCTCTTGTGCATAGAGAGCATTGATTAGCTCCATCAATGAGATGTTGGTTAGGTCCCTTGAGTCTTCGAGGGAAGATATTTTTGCCTCATACCTGTCAGGTAAGGTAGAGATTACTTTCTCCACTATCCTTACTTCATTGAACTGCTCTCCAAGGAGCCTTATGCTGTTTACCACGGCCATGATTCTTTCTGAGTATTGCTTGACAGTTTCTTCCTCCTTCATCTTCAAATTCTCGAAATCCCTTTTTAAATTCAATAGTTGTTGCTGCCTTGTCCTCTTTGTCCCTTGAAACTCCTCATTCAATCTATCCCAGGCCTGCTTTGGTGTCTCATAGGCCATGATTCTTGTGAACATCACATCTGACACACAATTCTGGATGCAGGACACGGCTTTGTGCCTCTTAGTCCTTTCATTAGCATGCTGCCTAATTTGAGCCATTGTTGGATTGGCTTTAAGTGGTGCTGGTTCAACATCTGAGTTGACCACCTCCCATAGGTCGAATGCCTGCAGGTAGGTCTTCATTTTGACCACTCATATATGATCGCCCTCTCCATTAAAGACTGGTGGTGCAGTTGGTGAGAAGCTTGATGAAGCCATCGATCTTGAAGCTAAACTACCATAGGTCCATTGAGATTCTAAATCTAGATACCAATTTTTTGTGTTATGAACAAAGAGCAGCCTTGACACACAAAGGCTTGAGCAACAAAGCTCGAGACTTGGCAAACAAACAAGCTAAAAATTGGTTGATAAAGAAGAATGATAACAAAAAGATTGAGAGAGTATATTGAATGAATAATTCTTGTGAATTTCATTAACATGAACAATGGCATAATGCCAATACAAATATCAAATATTTTTCTGATCAAAGTAAGGCTAACATCACCTAAACATTACCTAACTCCACTAATTACATTGAAACTTGAAAGACTAAACTTGTACACTTAGTAAAGTTGTTTTATCAGCTCAAATGTCAACAAAATACAATCAACTACATCAGCAACTTAGTTCTAACTCAACtaagttacaaaacatcatttaaagtaacaaaataaatcaaaatggcTGAAGTGCATGTGCTACTCCTTGGCTGCATTTGTTGCATGGAGGCCAACTTCAACATCAATGTCTGATGGTAGGAAAGGAAAAGAACCCTGACACTGCAAAGGATCAAGGCAAGACAGAGCCTAACACGGTCTAAACAAAAAGAGGAAACGAACAAAACAGAAGGATGAACCAATTCCGATGCACCTTGGATCTCAAAGCTAAGAGGATTGTCACATGAAAGGTAAAGAGTTAAGCATAAAAGGCCTCTAGGGAGTCCTTTTGATTATGTAAACTATTCATCATCCCGtacctttttttcatttttcctaaACAAAAACCATTAACTTAAGTATCAAAAAGCGATTGGAATATTAACTTCGACTACCCATAACtcatatttctttctttctttcttgtagGCCTTCTCACTTTCACAACTCAATTGCCAGTCCAAATCCTTGTTGATCCAAGTTGACATTAACAAATTATATTTCAATTATGTAATACACAAGTCACCATGAAAGATTTTATAAAATCAAACCAACATTTATCTAAAGAATTTTCAAGCTTaacatttatctattttttaaatttattttaaagttgTAGTTTAAGAGAAGTGATTGTATAAAACTGTAATTCCATATCATCCTTATCCCTTTCCAATAAGAGAAtgacaaatcaaatttttttctcttgatttttagcatttttagttggatttaatttttttcaggaggaaaaagctaaaaattaaggggaaaaattttatttttcattcctCCATTAGAAAGTGATAAAGATGACGTGGAATCACAGCTTTATACAATCTtcttaataatttaaattatttattattaaaaaattataaagtatggaaaaacataaatattcttataataaaatttattatttattttatattgttttCAAACACAAACTTATATACCAAATATGCAATTTCTACCCTCATAAATTTTTTAGTATTTataaaataaagatgataaataatccATATTTGCATATGGGTGAATATCAGCACTAGTTGGCTTTGACTTTTAAGTTTATTGGGATATGAGATCTTCTTATAAGTAAGATGTAATTGAAGCCCCGTGAATGAATTGCAGGCAGAAGTTACCAGGAGCTTAATGTTTTGCTAACGCATTTCGAAACAAGCCGACAGCAGCGCCAGCAAGTATACCAACGGAACAAGTAGCAATAACTCGTTCAACCTGGAAACTTGCGGTAGAGCCTGTTTTGCAATACACAGCGAAGTGCTCACAGTTGTTAGTAAACATGTCGTAGGGGCCAAACCCATTCTGTTCAAGTAAATCAGTTGCGGTGCTAATAACTTCATGGGGAGGCTTGGAATGGCGTGGGCAGCAAGTACCACGTTTTCTGCACTCGAATTCTAGCGAGGAAACTCCATAGTCATAGATCTGGGGTGTTTCACCATCAAGGAAACAATCTATGCATACTTTTGCTATTTCACCATTTTCGACTCGCTTGTCTCCACATTTTTGGCATCCAGGTAGCTCCCCAAGTTTCTTGGCTGCTCCCCGGAGATGAATCACCATGTTGTCCCCCACATATATTCCTGCAGTGCTCAATCAGAAACACCCAATGTTTATGTGTGTGTATACATGCTATGATCTTCTGGGTATATggataaaaaattgaaaagaaatagaAGCAAACCATGGTGATCATAGAAACCTCCCTTTCTTTCACAGTAGATGTGATCCCCTGGTTGAGGAAACCTTGGTTTGCTTTGTGGCTGTCCCATTTTTTATTTCTAGTTAAAATCTTTTGTTTTAAGTTGTGTTTTTAGTAATAAAGTAAGGCAAATTTATAGTAGATGTGATTAGAAGAAGCAACAAAAAATCGAGAATCAATATAATTATGCTTTGAAAGTTTTGGAAAGGAGGTTCTGATGCTTGCTAGACAATGCTGTTCAAAGGAATCAAGCGTTCCTTCAATGGTGCCAGTTTTCATACCAATGTAAATGCTTGACATGATTTTAGTTGCATTAAACCCCATACTGCCTATACCCTTTTGCTCTTTTACGGATAGatttgaaataaatttaaattatttggaaaatatagttgtttaatcataaattttgctCTATAAATGTGGTGCAGATGAAACCTGTGTTGGAGAAATTATGGTTTCAGCTACAAGAGCAGTTTCAACTTATGTTGTAGCTAGGCTGAAACAATAATTTATCATGTTTAGAACTGATAATctttttgtgaaaaataaaatagaataaaataaataaaaataaagaacacaaaaattttacgtggaaaccctttcgggaaaaaaaaccacgggcagaggagaagaaaattcactatgtcgaaaaatttttactcaaatacaagaggaatagactatgtctatttataggcttgcaaagccatattctagtaggattgaaacaccttatcctaatcaatataaaatagatggagtttaataaggtttaaaaccttattctaaaataaaataaaagaagtctagttctatatggattttacttttattttattttccatcgtattttatttaaataagaattttgggtcacttaattctaacaatctccaccttgacacaaattctcaatgaacaagttcttcatcgcgaactttcaataaacaagttcttcacctcttccaaaaaacccttaagggtttaacttcaacaatgaacaccaaccaagtctaagcaatgctcaaacttggttataggaagtgacttagtcatcatatctgcaggattttcatgagtgctaattttgctcacaacaatatcaccacgagcaataatatcacgaacaaaatgataccgaatatcaatgtgttttgttctctcatgaaacatttgatcttttgtaagaaagatggcactgattgtcaccctttgcaacaagccttgctttatatccgggttcttcaactcaccggagtcccttctttctttttaaacacccatttacaacgaatgcctttttacctttaggaagttttacaagatcccatgttacatttttgtggagtgattccatctcctcttgcatagcaaacatccacttttctcgagtcttcacactaatcgcctcgagaataattaaatggctcttgattagcatctatatcttcaccacatttaaagcataagcaactagatcaacctcggcatacttctttggaggtttaatttctcttcttgtcctgtttttggcgatagagtattgcggtgaagaagcaactctattctcaattttgtcttggcttgaggagttgattacgtattaatcgatgctccaccgcttttggttttctttattggaagagtctttaagagataagttaggtagcatagcggtttcatcaaaaacaacatctctgctaatcacaacttttctattttcaggacaccataacttatagccttttacaccaactttataaccaagaaaacgcatttaatggatctcggttccaattttccattatcaacatgagcatacgcaggacacccaaaaatctttaaatcgaataattagcgggattacggaccatacctcttgtggagtctttttctcaatggcaacggatggagatcggttgatcaaaaacatgcagagaggtcatacgcccaaaatgacttggtaagttggcatttgacaacatacatcgaaccttctccatgatcgttcgttcattcgattcgcaacgccgttttctttgtggagtatgacgaatcgtcaagtgtctcatgatcccttccgacttgcacaatctattaaactcatcgagcgaactctaagccattgtgcatgcggaggtattttatctgtttccgtctgtttttcaatcataattttccaagacttaaatgtggaaaacacatcgcttttcgcttcggaagaacgcccaaacttttcggaaaaatcatcaataaaggttagcatataattagctccacctctcgaaggcactggACGGCCcccagatcgaatggatatactccaacgtttccttcgtgttatggattcctctagtgaatcgaactctctttgcttcccaaaacacagtgctTACTGAAAttcaggtttgcaaattccttgcccattaagaagtcctctttgcttaattacgccatgccattctcactcatatgccctaggcgcatatgccaaagtttagtaatatcatcatcgacaaggaagagaagcggcaattgcatcaccgaatgagagaaccctcaaaacatataacttggcaatctttctttgccctttcatcacaacaagggaccctttgaaatctttaaaaccccactttcattgtgtatctgcatgtacccttttgaatcaagagtactcaacgaaattaaatttcttttcaattcggaacatgccgcacgtcactaagtgttcgacaactccatcaaacatcttaactttaattgttccaacactgcgattttacatgaagcattatttcccatcaaaacaacaccttgacatcttgtttcataagttgtaaaccaatcccgattgggactcatgtggaaggtgcagctgaatcaagtatccactcctcgcttactttagaatcattgatgaagcaactagaagttcaccatcgccgtagtcttctacaacatcgccttcaccggaattttcatttgttttccttttgattcgcgacctcccttttaatcttattttgt
Above is a genomic segment from Gossypium arboreum isolate Shixiya-1 chromosome 8, ASM2569848v2, whole genome shotgun sequence containing:
- the LOC108474707 gene encoding protein LEAD-SENSITIVE 1-like — protein: MGQPQSKPRFPQPGDHIYCERKGGFYDHHGIYVGDNMVIHLRGAAKKLGELPGCQKCGDKRVENGEIAKVCIDCFLDGETPQIYDYGVSSLEFECRKRGTCCPRHSKPPHEVISTATDLLEQNGFGPYDMFTNNCEHFAVYCKTGSTASFQVERVIATCSVGILAGAAVGLFRNALAKH